In Catharus ustulatus isolate bCatUst1 chromosome 29, bCatUst1.pri.v2, whole genome shotgun sequence, the following are encoded in one genomic region:
- the ACSBG2 gene encoding long-chain-fatty-acid--CoA ligase ACSBG2 isoform X1, translating into MRGTVLCESEARMALAEPVSVVYCNSALQGNCEVPREDVLLNSSPRTAEPHNSEPGEDSKMETSQVKSLGPKAAFSNPGSSVWTTRRDGEVRLRMEEQGIGSEAPKTVHQLLQESVNKYSDFYALASKKDGQWTKLTYKMYYDECWKAAKSFLKLGLERFHGVGILGFNSAEWFIADIGAILAGGFAVGIYTTNSPEACHYVAENCSANIIVVENHKQLQKILEIEDRLPHLKGIVQYGEEIKEKRPKLYSWREFMELGRDMPDSRLREIIASQKPNQCCTLIYTSGTTGQPKGAMLSHDNLTWTAAVAGRFIALSDAHDRQEHVVSYLPLSHIAAQMCDIWAAMTFGVQVYFAQPDALKGSLVETLREVRPTAFLGVPRVWEKMEEKMKSVGMKASALRRRVASWAKEVGLQTNLKRMNGCSEVPVNFRLARQLVYGKVRKALGLDRCTKCYTGAAPITRDTLEFFLSLNIPVLELYGMSESSGPHTISLPHAFKLGSCGKELTGCYTLIHKPDKDGIGEICFSGRHIFMGYLNMEDKTKEAIDEDGWLHSGDLGKHDKDGFLFITGRIKELIITAGGENIPPVPIEDAVKNAVPIISNAMLVGDKAKFLSMLLTLKCVVDAETGEPTDDLSPEALEFCQKLGSKATKVSEIISSKDKAIYAAIQKGISAVNEGAVSNAQKVQKWVLLEKDFSLFGGELGPTMKLRRPVVTQKYQEQIAQFYTDIETPSGEPSHRT; encoded by the exons ATGCGTG ggacagtgctgtgtGAGTCAGAGGCGAGGATGGCACTTGCAGAACCAGTCTCCGTGGTTTATTGCAATTCAGCTCTCCAAGGGAACTGTGAGGTGCCACGGGAAGATGTGCTGCTCAACTCTTCACCCAG AACTGCTGAGCCACACAACAGTGAGCCAGGGGAAGATTCCAAGATGGAGACATCTCAGGTGAAGTCACTCGGTCCCAAAG CAGCCTTCTCCAACCCTGGCTCCAGTGTGTGGACAACACGCCGTGATGGAGAGGTCAGGCTGaggatggaggagcagggcatTGGCAGCGAGGCCCCAAAGACTGTGCACCAGCTCTTGCAGGAAAGTGTCAACAAATACAGTGACTTTTATGCCCTTGCATCCAAAAAGGATGGCCAGTGGACAAAGCTGACATACAAGATGTACTATGATGAGTGCTGGAAAGCAGCCAAAAGCTTTCTAAAG ctggggctggagcgtTTCCATGGAGTGGGCATCCTGGGATTTAATTCTGCAGAGTGGTTCATTGCTGACATTGGAGCTATCCTTGCAGG gggATTTGCTGTTGGGATCTACACTACAAACTCTCCTGAGGCCTGTCATTATGTAGCTGAGAACTGCAGTGCCAACATTATAGTGGTGGAAAACCataaacagctgcagaaaatctTAGAA ATTGAAGACAGACTACCTCATCTGAAGGGCATTGTCCAGTATGGGGAGGAGATCAAAGAGAAGAGACCAAAACTATACTCG TGGAGGGAGTTcatggagctgggcagggacatgcCGGACTCGCGGCTCCGTGAGATCATCGCGTCCCAGAAACCCAACCAGTGCTGCACCCTCATCTACACCTCGGGCACCACGGGGCAGCCCAAGGGCGCCATGCTCAGCCACGACAAC CTGACgtggacagcagcagtggccggACGCTTCATCGCGCTGAGCGATGCCCACGACAGGCAGGAGCACGTGGTCAGCTACCTGCCCCTCAGCCACATTGCTGCACAGATGTGTGATATCTGGGCAGCCATGACCTTCGGGGTGCAAGTTTACTTTGCCCAGCCAGATGCAttgaag GGCAGCTTGGTGGAGACCCTGCGGGAAGTGAGGCCAACTGCTTTTCTGGGAGTTCCTCGtgtctgggaaaaaatggaagagaaaatgaaatctgtGGGCATGAAAGCCTCAGCACTCCGAAGGAGAGTGGCCTCGTGGGCCAAGGAAGTGGGGCTGCAGACCAACCTCAAGAGGATGAATGG GTGCTCCGAGGTGCCCGTGAATTTCCGCCTGGCCAGGCAGTTGGTGTACGGGAAGGTGCGCAAGGCCCTCGGGCTGGACCGCTGCACCAAGTGCTacacaggggctgctcccaTCACCAGAGACACCCTGGAATTCTTTCTGAGCCTGAACattcctgtgctggagctctATGGGATGAGTGAGAGCTCTGGGCCTCACACCATCTCCCTACCTCACGCCTTCAAGCTCGGCAG ctgtgggaaggagctgaCAGGCTGCTACACCCTGATCCATAAACCAGACAAGGATGGCATTGGGGAGATCTGTTTCTCAGGGAGGCACATCTTCATGGGCTACCTGAACATGGAGGACAAAACCAAAGAGGCCATCGATGAGGATGGCTGGCTGCACTCAGGGGACCTGGGCAAGCATGACAAGGATGGATTCCTCTTCATCACAGGCAGAATTAAAG AGCTCATCATCACTGCAGGAGGTGAGAACATTCCTCCTGTTCCCATCGAGGATGCCGTCAAGAATGCTGTTCCCATCATCAGCAATGCCATGTTGGTTGGAGACAAAGCCAAATTCCTTTCTATGCTCCTGACACTAAAG TGCGTTGTGGATGCAGAAACGGGCGAGCCCACAGATGACCTCAGCCCAGAAGCTCTGGAATTCTGTCAGAAGCTGGGCAGCAAGGCCACCAAGGTCTCAGAAATCATCAGCAGCAAAGACAAGGCCATCTATGCTGCCATCCAGAAAGGGATCTCTGCTGTCAATGAGGGAGCTGTGTCCAATGCCCAGAAAGTCCAGAAGTGGGTCctgctggagaaggacttttcCCTCTTTGGTGGAGAGCTTG GCCCCACCATGAAGCTGAGGAGGCCAGTGGTGACTCAGAAATACCAGGAGCAAATTGCTCAGTTTTACACGGACATCGAAACCCCCTCGGGGGAGCCCTCGCATCGGACATAG
- the ACSBG2 gene encoding long-chain-fatty-acid--CoA ligase ACSBG2 isoform X3, with the protein MALAEPVSVVYCNSALQGNCEVPREDVLLNSSPRTAEPHNSEPGEDSKMETSQVKSLGPKAAFSNPGSSVWTTRRDGEVRLRMEEQGIGSEAPKTVHQLLQESVNKYSDFYALASKKDGQWTKLTYKMYYDECWKAAKSFLKLGLERFHGVGILGFNSAEWFIADIGAILAGGFAVGIYTTNSPEACHYVAENCSANIIVVENHKQLQKILEIEDRLPHLKGIVQYGEEIKEKRPKLYSWREFMELGRDMPDSRLREIIASQKPNQCCTLIYTSGTTGQPKGAMLSHDNLTWTAAVAGRFIALSDAHDRQEHVVSYLPLSHIAAQMCDIWAAMTFGVQVYFAQPDALKGSLVETLREVRPTAFLGVPRVWEKMEEKMKSVGMKASALRRRVASWAKEVGLQTNLKRMNGCSEVPVNFRLARQLVYGKVRKALGLDRCTKCYTGAAPITRDTLEFFLSLNIPVLELYGMSESSGPHTISLPHAFKLGSCGKELTGCYTLIHKPDKDGIGEICFSGRHIFMGYLNMEDKTKEAIDEDGWLHSGDLGKHDKDGFLFITGRIKELIITAGGENIPPVPIEDAVKNAVPIISNAMLVGDKAKFLSMLLTLKCVVDAETGEPTDDLSPEALEFCQKLGSKATKVSEIISSKDKAIYAAIQKGISAVNEGAVSNAQKVQKWVLLEKDFSLFGGELGPTMKLRRPVVTQKYQEQIAQFYTDIETPSGEPSHRT; encoded by the exons ATGGCACTTGCAGAACCAGTCTCCGTGGTTTATTGCAATTCAGCTCTCCAAGGGAACTGTGAGGTGCCACGGGAAGATGTGCTGCTCAACTCTTCACCCAG AACTGCTGAGCCACACAACAGTGAGCCAGGGGAAGATTCCAAGATGGAGACATCTCAGGTGAAGTCACTCGGTCCCAAAG CAGCCTTCTCCAACCCTGGCTCCAGTGTGTGGACAACACGCCGTGATGGAGAGGTCAGGCTGaggatggaggagcagggcatTGGCAGCGAGGCCCCAAAGACTGTGCACCAGCTCTTGCAGGAAAGTGTCAACAAATACAGTGACTTTTATGCCCTTGCATCCAAAAAGGATGGCCAGTGGACAAAGCTGACATACAAGATGTACTATGATGAGTGCTGGAAAGCAGCCAAAAGCTTTCTAAAG ctggggctggagcgtTTCCATGGAGTGGGCATCCTGGGATTTAATTCTGCAGAGTGGTTCATTGCTGACATTGGAGCTATCCTTGCAGG gggATTTGCTGTTGGGATCTACACTACAAACTCTCCTGAGGCCTGTCATTATGTAGCTGAGAACTGCAGTGCCAACATTATAGTGGTGGAAAACCataaacagctgcagaaaatctTAGAA ATTGAAGACAGACTACCTCATCTGAAGGGCATTGTCCAGTATGGGGAGGAGATCAAAGAGAAGAGACCAAAACTATACTCG TGGAGGGAGTTcatggagctgggcagggacatgcCGGACTCGCGGCTCCGTGAGATCATCGCGTCCCAGAAACCCAACCAGTGCTGCACCCTCATCTACACCTCGGGCACCACGGGGCAGCCCAAGGGCGCCATGCTCAGCCACGACAAC CTGACgtggacagcagcagtggccggACGCTTCATCGCGCTGAGCGATGCCCACGACAGGCAGGAGCACGTGGTCAGCTACCTGCCCCTCAGCCACATTGCTGCACAGATGTGTGATATCTGGGCAGCCATGACCTTCGGGGTGCAAGTTTACTTTGCCCAGCCAGATGCAttgaag GGCAGCTTGGTGGAGACCCTGCGGGAAGTGAGGCCAACTGCTTTTCTGGGAGTTCCTCGtgtctgggaaaaaatggaagagaaaatgaaatctgtGGGCATGAAAGCCTCAGCACTCCGAAGGAGAGTGGCCTCGTGGGCCAAGGAAGTGGGGCTGCAGACCAACCTCAAGAGGATGAATGG GTGCTCCGAGGTGCCCGTGAATTTCCGCCTGGCCAGGCAGTTGGTGTACGGGAAGGTGCGCAAGGCCCTCGGGCTGGACCGCTGCACCAAGTGCTacacaggggctgctcccaTCACCAGAGACACCCTGGAATTCTTTCTGAGCCTGAACattcctgtgctggagctctATGGGATGAGTGAGAGCTCTGGGCCTCACACCATCTCCCTACCTCACGCCTTCAAGCTCGGCAG ctgtgggaaggagctgaCAGGCTGCTACACCCTGATCCATAAACCAGACAAGGATGGCATTGGGGAGATCTGTTTCTCAGGGAGGCACATCTTCATGGGCTACCTGAACATGGAGGACAAAACCAAAGAGGCCATCGATGAGGATGGCTGGCTGCACTCAGGGGACCTGGGCAAGCATGACAAGGATGGATTCCTCTTCATCACAGGCAGAATTAAAG AGCTCATCATCACTGCAGGAGGTGAGAACATTCCTCCTGTTCCCATCGAGGATGCCGTCAAGAATGCTGTTCCCATCATCAGCAATGCCATGTTGGTTGGAGACAAAGCCAAATTCCTTTCTATGCTCCTGACACTAAAG TGCGTTGTGGATGCAGAAACGGGCGAGCCCACAGATGACCTCAGCCCAGAAGCTCTGGAATTCTGTCAGAAGCTGGGCAGCAAGGCCACCAAGGTCTCAGAAATCATCAGCAGCAAAGACAAGGCCATCTATGCTGCCATCCAGAAAGGGATCTCTGCTGTCAATGAGGGAGCTGTGTCCAATGCCCAGAAAGTCCAGAAGTGGGTCctgctggagaaggacttttcCCTCTTTGGTGGAGAGCTTG GCCCCACCATGAAGCTGAGGAGGCCAGTGGTGACTCAGAAATACCAGGAGCAAATTGCTCAGTTTTACACGGACATCGAAACCCCCTCGGGGGAGCCCTCGCATCGGACATAG
- the ACSBG2 gene encoding long-chain-fatty-acid--CoA ligase ACSBG2 isoform X2: protein MRGTVLCESEARMALAEPVSVVYCNSALQGNCEVPREDVLLNSSPRTAEPHNSEPGEDSKMETSQVKSLGPKAFSNPGSSVWTTRRDGEVRLRMEEQGIGSEAPKTVHQLLQESVNKYSDFYALASKKDGQWTKLTYKMYYDECWKAAKSFLKLGLERFHGVGILGFNSAEWFIADIGAILAGGFAVGIYTTNSPEACHYVAENCSANIIVVENHKQLQKILEIEDRLPHLKGIVQYGEEIKEKRPKLYSWREFMELGRDMPDSRLREIIASQKPNQCCTLIYTSGTTGQPKGAMLSHDNLTWTAAVAGRFIALSDAHDRQEHVVSYLPLSHIAAQMCDIWAAMTFGVQVYFAQPDALKGSLVETLREVRPTAFLGVPRVWEKMEEKMKSVGMKASALRRRVASWAKEVGLQTNLKRMNGCSEVPVNFRLARQLVYGKVRKALGLDRCTKCYTGAAPITRDTLEFFLSLNIPVLELYGMSESSGPHTISLPHAFKLGSCGKELTGCYTLIHKPDKDGIGEICFSGRHIFMGYLNMEDKTKEAIDEDGWLHSGDLGKHDKDGFLFITGRIKELIITAGGENIPPVPIEDAVKNAVPIISNAMLVGDKAKFLSMLLTLKCVVDAETGEPTDDLSPEALEFCQKLGSKATKVSEIISSKDKAIYAAIQKGISAVNEGAVSNAQKVQKWVLLEKDFSLFGGELGPTMKLRRPVVTQKYQEQIAQFYTDIETPSGEPSHRT, encoded by the exons ATGCGTG ggacagtgctgtgtGAGTCAGAGGCGAGGATGGCACTTGCAGAACCAGTCTCCGTGGTTTATTGCAATTCAGCTCTCCAAGGGAACTGTGAGGTGCCACGGGAAGATGTGCTGCTCAACTCTTCACCCAG AACTGCTGAGCCACACAACAGTGAGCCAGGGGAAGATTCCAAGATGGAGACATCTCAGGTGAAGTCACTCGGTCCCAAAG CCTTCTCCAACCCTGGCTCCAGTGTGTGGACAACACGCCGTGATGGAGAGGTCAGGCTGaggatggaggagcagggcatTGGCAGCGAGGCCCCAAAGACTGTGCACCAGCTCTTGCAGGAAAGTGTCAACAAATACAGTGACTTTTATGCCCTTGCATCCAAAAAGGATGGCCAGTGGACAAAGCTGACATACAAGATGTACTATGATGAGTGCTGGAAAGCAGCCAAAAGCTTTCTAAAG ctggggctggagcgtTTCCATGGAGTGGGCATCCTGGGATTTAATTCTGCAGAGTGGTTCATTGCTGACATTGGAGCTATCCTTGCAGG gggATTTGCTGTTGGGATCTACACTACAAACTCTCCTGAGGCCTGTCATTATGTAGCTGAGAACTGCAGTGCCAACATTATAGTGGTGGAAAACCataaacagctgcagaaaatctTAGAA ATTGAAGACAGACTACCTCATCTGAAGGGCATTGTCCAGTATGGGGAGGAGATCAAAGAGAAGAGACCAAAACTATACTCG TGGAGGGAGTTcatggagctgggcagggacatgcCGGACTCGCGGCTCCGTGAGATCATCGCGTCCCAGAAACCCAACCAGTGCTGCACCCTCATCTACACCTCGGGCACCACGGGGCAGCCCAAGGGCGCCATGCTCAGCCACGACAAC CTGACgtggacagcagcagtggccggACGCTTCATCGCGCTGAGCGATGCCCACGACAGGCAGGAGCACGTGGTCAGCTACCTGCCCCTCAGCCACATTGCTGCACAGATGTGTGATATCTGGGCAGCCATGACCTTCGGGGTGCAAGTTTACTTTGCCCAGCCAGATGCAttgaag GGCAGCTTGGTGGAGACCCTGCGGGAAGTGAGGCCAACTGCTTTTCTGGGAGTTCCTCGtgtctgggaaaaaatggaagagaaaatgaaatctgtGGGCATGAAAGCCTCAGCACTCCGAAGGAGAGTGGCCTCGTGGGCCAAGGAAGTGGGGCTGCAGACCAACCTCAAGAGGATGAATGG GTGCTCCGAGGTGCCCGTGAATTTCCGCCTGGCCAGGCAGTTGGTGTACGGGAAGGTGCGCAAGGCCCTCGGGCTGGACCGCTGCACCAAGTGCTacacaggggctgctcccaTCACCAGAGACACCCTGGAATTCTTTCTGAGCCTGAACattcctgtgctggagctctATGGGATGAGTGAGAGCTCTGGGCCTCACACCATCTCCCTACCTCACGCCTTCAAGCTCGGCAG ctgtgggaaggagctgaCAGGCTGCTACACCCTGATCCATAAACCAGACAAGGATGGCATTGGGGAGATCTGTTTCTCAGGGAGGCACATCTTCATGGGCTACCTGAACATGGAGGACAAAACCAAAGAGGCCATCGATGAGGATGGCTGGCTGCACTCAGGGGACCTGGGCAAGCATGACAAGGATGGATTCCTCTTCATCACAGGCAGAATTAAAG AGCTCATCATCACTGCAGGAGGTGAGAACATTCCTCCTGTTCCCATCGAGGATGCCGTCAAGAATGCTGTTCCCATCATCAGCAATGCCATGTTGGTTGGAGACAAAGCCAAATTCCTTTCTATGCTCCTGACACTAAAG TGCGTTGTGGATGCAGAAACGGGCGAGCCCACAGATGACCTCAGCCCAGAAGCTCTGGAATTCTGTCAGAAGCTGGGCAGCAAGGCCACCAAGGTCTCAGAAATCATCAGCAGCAAAGACAAGGCCATCTATGCTGCCATCCAGAAAGGGATCTCTGCTGTCAATGAGGGAGCTGTGTCCAATGCCCAGAAAGTCCAGAAGTGGGTCctgctggagaaggacttttcCCTCTTTGGTGGAGAGCTTG GCCCCACCATGAAGCTGAGGAGGCCAGTGGTGACTCAGAAATACCAGGAGCAAATTGCTCAGTTTTACACGGACATCGAAACCCCCTCGGGGGAGCCCTCGCATCGGACATAG